The sequence TTTTATTTGTAGGTTGAATCACTGGACAATGCTACATTCTTTGTGGATACTGTGGGCCTTGGGGGCCATAATCAGCCTCTCCAAAGGAGGGTCCTCTGATCAGGCTTCTCTGTCCTGTGACCCTATGGGTGTCTGCGATGGccactccaggtctttgaactcCATTCCCTCAGGGCTTACAGCAGCTGTGAAAAGCCTTGACCTGTCCAACAATGAGATTGTGTATGTCGGCAACACTGACTTGCAGATGTGTGTGAACCTCAAAGCTTTGATTCTGAAGTCCAATGAAATTAATAGAATAGATGAAGATGCTTTTCTGCCCCTTGGAAGTCTCGAACGTTTAGACTTATCCTATAATTACTTATCTCATTTATCATCCTCCTGGTTCAGGCCCCTTTCTTCCTTGCAATTCTTAAGCTTACTGGGAAATGTTTACAAAGAACTTGGGGAAACATCTCTTTTTTCTCATCTGACAAACTTGCGAGTCTTGAGGGTAGGAAACGTTTACACCTCTAAGATTGAGAAAAAGGATTTTGCTGGAATAACTTTTCTTGAGGAACTTGAGATTGATGCTTCAAATCTCCAGAGTTATGAGCCAAAAAGCTTGAAGTCAATTCAGAATATAAGTCATCTGATCCTTCATATGAGACAGCCTATTTTACTGCCAGTGACTTTTGTAGATCTTTTAAATTCCTTGGAATATTTTGAACTGAGAGATACTGATTTGCACACTTTTCATTTTCCAGAACTACCTGTCAGGGAAACCAATCCATCGATTAAAAAGTTCACATTTAGGAATGTAGAAATCACTGATGAAAGTGTTAATGAAGTTATGACACTGTTCAGTTATGGCTCTGAATTTTTAGAATTAGAGTTTGATGACTGTACCCTTAATGGAATTGGTAATTTTGATCCATCTTTTATGGAAAAAATTAAAGATCCAGGTAAAGTAGAAACATTAATAATACGGAAGCTACATATTCCACAGTTTTACTTATTCTATGATTTGAGTAGTATATATGCACTCACAGGAAAcgttaaaaaaattacaatagaAAACAGCAAGGTCTTTCTGGTTCCTTGTTCACTTTCACAACATTTAAAATCATTAGAATACTTGGATCTTAGTGAAAATTTGATGGTTGAAGAATACTTGAAAAATTCAGCTTGTGAGGGTGCCTGGCCCTCCCTACAAACCTtaattttaaggcaaaatcatCTGACATCATTAGAAAAAACTGGAGAAACTTTGCTTACTCTGAAAAACCTGACTAGTCTTGATATCAGTAAGAATAGTTTTAAGTCTATGCCTGAAACTTGCCAGTGGCCAGAAAAGATGAAATATTTGAACTTATCCAGTACACAAATAGATAGTTTAACCTATTGCATTCCCCGGACACTGGACATTTTAGATGTTAGCAATAACAACCTCAATTTGTTTTCTTTGATCTTGCCACAACTCAAAGAACTTTATATTTCCAGAAACAAGTTGAAGACTCTACCAGATTCCACCTTCTTACCCATGTTACTAGTCATGAAAATCAGCGGGAACACAATAAATACTTTCTCTAAGGAGCAATTGGAATCCCTTCAAAACCTGAAGACTTTGGAAGCGGGCGGAAACAACTTCATTTGCTCCTGTGAATTCCTGTCTT comes from Loxodonta africana isolate mLoxAfr1 chromosome 13, mLoxAfr1.hap2, whole genome shotgun sequence and encodes:
- the TLR2 gene encoding toll-like receptor 2; this translates as MLHSLWILWALGAIISLSKGGSSDQASLSCDPMGVCDGHSRSLNSIPSGLTAAVKSLDLSNNEIVYVGNTDLQMCVNLKALILKSNEINRIDEDAFLPLGSLERLDLSYNYLSHLSSSWFRPLSSLQFLSLLGNVYKELGETSLFSHLTNLRVLRVGNVYTSKIEKKDFAGITFLEELEIDASNLQSYEPKSLKSIQNISHLILHMRQPILLPVTFVDLLNSLEYFELRDTDLHTFHFPELPVRETNPSIKKFTFRNVEITDESVNEVMTLFSYGSEFLELEFDDCTLNGIGNFDPSFMEKIKDPGKVETLIIRKLHIPQFYLFYDLSSIYALTGNVKKITIENSKVFLVPCSLSQHLKSLEYLDLSENLMVEEYLKNSACEGAWPSLQTLILRQNHLTSLEKTGETLLTLKNLTSLDISKNSFKSMPETCQWPEKMKYLNLSSTQIDSLTYCIPRTLDILDVSNNNLNLFSLILPQLKELYISRNKLKTLPDSTFLPMLLVMKISGNTINTFSKEQLESLQNLKTLEAGGNNFICSCEFLSLTQEQQALTQVLVDWPENYLCDSPSHVRGQRVQDTHLSVAECHRTALVSAVCCALLLFILLVVTLCYRFHGLWYMKMMWAWLQAKRKPKKAPNRDICYDAFVSYSERDSYWVENLMVQELENFDPPFKLCLHKRDFVPGKWIIDNIIDSIEKSHKTVFVLSENFVKSEWCKYELDFSHFRLFDENNDAAILILLEPIEKKAIPQRFCKLRKIMNTKTYLEWPNDEAQQQGFWLNLRTAIKS